One window from the genome of Pelosinus sp. IPA-1 encodes:
- the fba gene encoding class II fructose-1,6-bisphosphate aldolase produces MSLVSSKEMFKKAYEGQYAVGAFNVNNMEIIQGIVDAAKLEQAPLILQVSAGARKYAKHIYLTKLVEAAIEDSGLPIVLHLDHGDDFEICKSCIDGGFSSVMIDGSKYSFEENIALTKKVVEYAHAHGVVVEAELGKLAGVEDAVKVSAKDATYTDPDEAVEFVERTGCDSLAIAIGTSHGAYKFKGDPSLDYERLEKISNLLPGFPLVLHGASTVLPEFVAKCNEYGGHIPGAQGVPEDMLLKASKFGVCKINIDTDLRLAMTASIREHFTKNPGDFDPRQYLAPARDAIKNMVQHKMKNVLNCSNRL; encoded by the coding sequence ATGTCACTAGTCAGTTCGAAAGAAATGTTTAAAAAAGCCTATGAAGGACAATATGCAGTTGGTGCTTTTAATGTTAACAACATGGAAATTATTCAAGGGATTGTTGATGCTGCCAAATTAGAACAAGCTCCACTTATTCTGCAGGTATCTGCGGGTGCTCGTAAATATGCAAAACATATTTATCTTACTAAATTAGTAGAGGCGGCAATCGAAGACTCTGGTCTGCCTATTGTCCTACACCTTGATCATGGTGATGATTTTGAAATTTGTAAGTCTTGTATTGATGGTGGTTTTAGCTCTGTCATGATTGATGGATCAAAGTATTCTTTTGAAGAAAACATTGCTTTGACTAAAAAAGTTGTAGAATATGCCCACGCTCATGGTGTAGTTGTCGAAGCTGAGTTAGGCAAATTAGCTGGTGTTGAAGATGCTGTAAAAGTAAGTGCTAAAGATGCTACATATACGGATCCTGATGAAGCAGTAGAATTTGTGGAGCGCACAGGATGTGACTCCTTGGCTATTGCGATTGGAACTAGCCACGGTGCTTACAAGTTCAAAGGTGATCCTAGCCTTGATTATGAAAGATTAGAAAAGATTTCTAATCTATTACCTGGTTTCCCGCTAGTACTGCACGGCGCCTCGACTGTATTACCTGAATTTGTGGCAAAATGCAATGAATATGGTGGACACATTCCAGGAGCCCAAGGTGTACCTGAAGACATGTTGCTTAAAGCTAGTAAATTCGGGGTATGTAAAATTAACATTGATACTGACTTACGATTGGCGATGACGGCTTCAATCCGTGAACATTTTACAAAAAATCCTGGGGATTTTGACCCGCGTCAATATTTAGCACCAGCCCGTGATGCCATTAAAAATATGGTGCAGCATAAAATGAAAAATGTGCTAAATTGTAGCAACCGTTTATAA
- a CDS encoding sulfite exporter TauE/SafE family protein — translation MITFAVLFIAAFCAGVQNALAGGGSFLTFPALMLTGLDARAANITSTVALFPGQITTGFAGRKNISDLPQLSFKALFIISLIGGVLGAILLLITPVSVFEFLVPWLVLFATLVFLWGSFFRKIHENPKPLGPLKAIMAQFAISIYGGYFGGGIGILMLAALTIAGLDVRTAGATKNVLGGVMNASAVLIFLFSSDVAWTQVMVASIASIAGGQVGAYALKRVNEKRLRICIIILGFGLAIGLFLKAHGS, via the coding sequence ATGATAACATTCGCTGTTCTTTTTATTGCAGCATTTTGTGCTGGTGTACAAAATGCCTTAGCAGGTGGAGGATCGTTTCTTACTTTTCCTGCATTGATGCTTACAGGATTGGATGCACGGGCCGCAAATATTACTTCTACTGTCGCACTTTTCCCCGGGCAGATTACAACAGGTTTTGCCGGACGAAAAAATATTTCAGATTTACCCCAATTATCCTTTAAGGCTTTGTTTATTATTAGCCTGATTGGTGGAGTTTTGGGGGCTATTCTTCTATTAATAACGCCTGTTTCCGTCTTTGAATTCCTAGTACCCTGGTTAGTTTTATTTGCCACACTTGTATTCTTGTGGGGGAGTTTTTTTCGTAAAATCCATGAAAACCCTAAGCCATTAGGGCCTTTAAAGGCTATAATGGCACAGTTTGCTATCTCTATCTATGGAGGTTATTTTGGTGGTGGCATTGGCATCTTAATGTTAGCGGCCTTGACCATTGCGGGGTTAGATGTACGCACGGCAGGAGCGACCAAAAATGTATTGGGTGGAGTGATGAATGCTTCTGCTGTTCTGATTTTTCTTTTTTCGAGTGATGTTGCCTGGACGCAAGTTATGGTGGCTTCCATTGCTTCTATTGCAGGTGGGCAAGTAGGAGCTTATGCGCTAAAACGGGTGAATGAAAAGCGATTGCGTATTTGTATTATTATCCTTGGTTTTGGATTGGCAATTGGACTTTTCTTGAAAGCACATGGGTCTTAG
- a CDS encoding 3D domain-containing protein, with the protein MQNKILITVLLLFTITVFQPISAHASFFLFNIVRDIFGGGKHHDSPTSKPNSSNNSNSSLIKFGMQNSQVAEIQQYLIKGKYLSGKSDGIFGYQTLQAVKMFQRDSGLSDDGVVGSRTMNALKNFKSTKPKRTSPPSQKPSYHPPHDNGVPHYLYATPMLATAYTRYDEGCTDYTYRGTYLRRGLAAVDPDVIPLGTKLYIPGYGEAIADDIGGAIIGNHVDLAMDTLDEAFSWGKRDVTVYVLPKG; encoded by the coding sequence ATGCAAAATAAAATTCTGATTACAGTCCTTCTACTATTCACTATTACTGTGTTTCAACCCATTTCCGCTCATGCAAGTTTCTTTTTATTCAACATTGTTCGTGATATCTTCGGCGGTGGTAAGCACCATGATTCACCTACCTCTAAACCCAATTCTTCAAATAACAGCAACAGTTCTCTTATTAAGTTCGGCATGCAAAATAGCCAAGTCGCGGAAATACAGCAATATCTAATCAAAGGTAAATATCTCAGCGGTAAATCAGATGGAATATTTGGCTATCAAACACTGCAAGCAGTTAAAATGTTTCAAAGAGATTCTGGGCTATCTGATGATGGTGTCGTCGGATCCAGAACAATGAATGCGTTAAAAAACTTTAAAAGTACTAAACCTAAGCGTACCTCACCACCGTCTCAGAAACCATCCTATCATCCTCCACATGACAATGGCGTCCCCCACTACTTGTATGCCACCCCCATGCTCGCAACTGCTTATACCCGTTACGACGAAGGTTGCACTGATTATACATACCGGGGCACATACCTTCGCAGAGGATTAGCTGCCGTTGATCCAGACGTAATCCCCCTTGGCACAAAACTTTACATACCTGGATATGGAGAAGCAATTGCAGACGATATCGGAGGAGCAATTATCGGAAATCATGTTGATTTAGCAATGGACACATTAGATGAAGCGTTTTCTTGGGGGAAACGTGATGTTACCGTGTACGTTTTACCTAAAGGCTAG
- a CDS encoding ECF transporter S component yields MNVVRKLNVRDIVFVGMLAAMCTIATTIKVPFGVGAMVHLGSAFLYTTGIIFGGVYAGLAGAIGSAFYDIVMGFSPYTLWSFAIKGIAGLIVGLVAKGLWPEASRNSKMTGTQLMIRAFFACVLAALWTLAGYILAWWYVTGSLTTAIANIPSSLMTSSAGLIVALILGPKLRKILGQ; encoded by the coding sequence ATGAATGTAGTACGGAAACTAAATGTGAGAGACATTGTATTTGTCGGTATGTTGGCTGCCATGTGTACTATTGCCACAACCATTAAAGTTCCCTTTGGTGTGGGCGCTATGGTGCATCTCGGTTCTGCGTTTTTATATACAACAGGAATCATTTTTGGCGGGGTATATGCAGGACTGGCGGGAGCCATTGGTTCGGCCTTTTATGACATAGTCATGGGTTTTTCTCCTTACACGTTATGGTCCTTTGCTATTAAGGGAATTGCTGGATTGATTGTTGGCCTTGTTGCTAAAGGACTTTGGCCTGAAGCAAGTAGAAATAGTAAAATGACAGGTACTCAATTAATGATCCGTGCTTTTTTTGCTTGTGTTTTAGCCGCATTATGGACATTAGCAGGTTATATTTTAGCGTGGTGGTATGTGACTGGCAGCTTGACTACTGCGATTGCTAATATACCTAGCTCCTTGATGACGTCAAGCGCCGGTCTTATCGTTGCCTTGATCCTAGGGCCAAAACTTCGCAAAATACTAGGTCAATAA
- a CDS encoding pyridoxamine kinase has product MKNFVPRVAAIHDISCFGRCSLTVIMPILSAMGVQVCPLPTAVLSTHLGGFTDLAFHDFTSHMPDFFHHWKREGIAFDCIYSGFLASEEQIDVVQQFIDEFSSNHPLVVVDPVMGDDGKLYSIYTPQMQEQMKKLVKRADILTPNYTEACFLLGETYQGQVCDVAQMKKWLLRLAEFGPTTVVMTGIPFEHGKILTFGYDQKEDIFFDIVTDHIPAKYPGTGDIFSSVLIGSLLHKDSLPVAMERAVNFVGLAIKTTFQADTPTREGVVVERVLPWLCREVWEK; this is encoded by the coding sequence ATGAAAAATTTTGTGCCGAGGGTAGCGGCTATTCATGATATTTCCTGTTTTGGACGTTGCTCCTTAACGGTGATTATGCCTATATTATCTGCTATGGGGGTTCAAGTATGCCCTCTGCCAACTGCTGTATTAAGTACTCATTTAGGTGGTTTTACAGACTTAGCATTCCATGACTTTACGAGTCATATGCCTGATTTCTTTCATCACTGGAAGAGAGAAGGCATAGCTTTTGATTGTATTTATAGTGGCTTTCTTGCTTCCGAGGAACAAATCGATGTGGTACAGCAATTTATTGATGAGTTTTCTTCAAATCATCCACTTGTAGTGGTAGACCCAGTAATGGGTGATGATGGGAAGTTATATTCTATTTATACACCACAAATGCAGGAACAAATGAAAAAATTAGTAAAAAGGGCAGATATTCTGACACCTAATTACACAGAAGCCTGTTTTTTATTAGGAGAAACCTATCAAGGGCAAGTTTGTGATGTAGCACAAATGAAAAAATGGCTGCTGCGATTAGCTGAGTTTGGCCCTACCACTGTAGTTATGACTGGAATTCCCTTTGAACATGGGAAGATTCTTACCTTCGGATATGATCAGAAAGAGGATATATTTTTTGATATTGTAACTGATCACATACCCGCGAAATATCCAGGAACGGGAGATATTTTTTCTAGCGTCCTGATTGGTTCATTATTACATAAAGATTCTTTGCCAGTAGCTATGGAGCGAGCTGTGAATTTTGTTGGGCTTGCAATTAAAACTACCTTTCAAGCCGATACTCCTACTCGTGAAGGAGTAGTAGTGGAAAGAGTATTGCCCTGGCTTTGCCGAGAGGTTTGGGAAAAATAA
- a CDS encoding efflux RND transporter permease subunit, whose protein sequence is MKQFNLTEWSLNHKQFIYFFIVLFFIMGIVSYHKLGRMEDPDFTIKQMIVQVSWPGATARQMEEQVTDKIEKKLQDLPGLDYVKSYSTPGQTITYVILKDTVLKKDVRSTWLEARNMINDMKGTLPQGALDPNFNDRFDEVYGVVYTLTGDGFSYEEMREKAEKIRRLLLDIPSVKKVTLLGVQTEKIYIEVENSKLSQLGIDPSIIATTLQGQNAMASGGMLETTSDNVYVRVTGMFEDIEAVRNVPIQANGRTFRLGDIAKVSRGYAEPADPKMFFNGKPAIGIALAMEPGGNILTLGENLKSTIEQVKKELPLGLELNQTVNQPKVVETSIDEFVESLGEAVVIVLLVSFLSLGMRSGIIVALCIPLVIAAVFTFMNFMGIDLHKISLGALIIALGLLVDDAIITIEMMVVKMEQGWTRFNAACYAYTATAYPRLTGALVTCAGFIPVGFAKGSAAEFCGSIFTVVAMSLLLSWIAAGTVTPLLGFIFIKVESKGVEGQEHNVHDTKFYRLFKNVLIWCLSHKKQVLSGTVACFVGAVLLMGLVKQEFFPSSTRPELIVQMKLPEGASLQATQDIADQFAKSIEGDSDIEYYTYHVGEGAPRFVLSFEPTFNKSNFTEFIIVAKDAKAREALAQKVNKIINEEFSSVRGHTKVIANGPSADYPIMLRVRGYDPEKVREIAQKMRDTMAAHPGAKNVNLNWDEKSKVMHFEIDQDKARTLGIDTNSLATSLQTQLSGATIADFRVQDRTISMLFRVAPQDRNDITHIKDLNVHIGNGKYLPVDQIAKISYDAEDGLLWRRGLKSMVIVQGEVNPGYMGNNVAQEVYENLKELRGDLPFGYTIELDGSLEDSIKAAKFMTEPVPMMIGAIMILLMIQLQNVPKMVLTLLTAPLGIIGVVVGLLLTGSPMGFVVQMGILALSGIIMRNSVILIDQIEQLLLSGESMWNAIINATIIRFRPILLTAAAAILAMIPLVSSVFWGPMAVAIAAGLFGATILTLLVLPTMYAAWYKVEPNSILQDEKLQQTLVK, encoded by the coding sequence ATGAAACAGTTTAATCTTACCGAATGGTCTTTAAACCATAAGCAATTTATTTATTTCTTTATCGTATTGTTTTTTATTATGGGGATTGTATCATACCATAAGCTGGGTCGTATGGAGGATCCCGATTTTACAATAAAGCAAATGATTGTTCAAGTTTCCTGGCCAGGAGCTACAGCCCGTCAAATGGAAGAACAGGTCACAGATAAGATTGAAAAAAAGCTTCAGGATTTGCCTGGGCTTGATTATGTAAAAAGTTATTCAACTCCAGGGCAAACCATTACCTACGTAATTTTAAAAGACACAGTTCTCAAAAAGGATGTTAGGTCCACCTGGTTAGAAGCTCGCAATATGATTAATGATATGAAAGGCACTCTTCCGCAAGGTGCCTTAGATCCCAATTTTAATGATCGATTTGATGAGGTATATGGTGTTGTGTATACCCTTACTGGTGATGGATTTTCTTATGAGGAAATGCGGGAAAAAGCGGAAAAAATTCGCCGTCTGCTCTTGGATATTCCTAGTGTTAAAAAGGTTACCCTCCTTGGGGTGCAAACAGAGAAAATTTATATTGAAGTGGAAAATAGCAAACTATCTCAACTCGGAATTGATCCTAGTATCATCGCCACTACGTTACAAGGGCAAAATGCTATGGCCTCTGGAGGGATGCTTGAAACAACTTCTGATAATGTTTATGTAAGGGTTACAGGGATGTTTGAAGATATAGAGGCAGTTCGTAATGTACCGATTCAGGCGAATGGACGTACCTTTCGGTTAGGGGACATTGCTAAAGTAAGCAGAGGGTATGCTGAACCTGCTGATCCGAAAATGTTTTTTAATGGTAAGCCAGCTATAGGTATTGCCTTAGCGATGGAACCTGGCGGCAATATACTGACTCTCGGTGAAAATCTAAAGAGTACGATAGAACAAGTTAAAAAAGAATTGCCTCTAGGTCTAGAACTGAATCAGACTGTTAACCAGCCCAAAGTAGTAGAAACATCCATCGACGAATTTGTAGAATCTTTAGGAGAAGCAGTTGTCATTGTATTATTGGTAAGCTTCCTTAGCTTAGGAATGCGTTCAGGGATCATTGTGGCTCTATGTATTCCGTTAGTCATTGCTGCTGTTTTTACTTTTATGAATTTTATGGGGATTGATTTACATAAAATCTCTTTAGGTGCACTTATTATTGCTTTAGGTCTCTTGGTAGATGATGCCATTATCACGATTGAAATGATGGTCGTCAAAATGGAACAAGGCTGGACCCGTTTTAATGCTGCCTGTTATGCCTATACGGCAACGGCTTATCCTCGTTTGACTGGTGCCTTAGTAACTTGCGCTGGGTTTATTCCTGTTGGTTTTGCAAAAGGAAGTGCCGCTGAGTTTTGCGGCAGTATTTTCACAGTAGTGGCTATGTCTTTATTATTATCTTGGATCGCTGCCGGTACGGTTACCCCTTTATTAGGGTTTATATTCATTAAAGTGGAATCGAAAGGCGTTGAAGGACAAGAGCATAATGTACATGACACTAAATTTTATCGATTATTTAAGAACGTTTTAATTTGGTGCTTAAGTCATAAGAAGCAGGTGTTATCTGGGACGGTAGCATGCTTTGTTGGTGCTGTATTATTAATGGGCCTAGTAAAGCAGGAATTCTTTCCCTCTTCAACACGGCCAGAATTAATTGTGCAAATGAAGTTGCCTGAGGGGGCTTCATTACAAGCCACACAAGACATTGCAGACCAATTTGCCAAAAGCATCGAAGGTGATTCTGATATTGAGTATTACACTTATCATGTAGGGGAAGGGGCCCCTCGCTTTGTTTTAAGTTTTGAACCAACTTTTAATAAATCAAACTTTACAGAGTTTATTATAGTTGCGAAAGATGCAAAGGCTCGCGAGGCTTTAGCGCAAAAAGTTAATAAGATAATAAATGAAGAATTTAGCAGCGTAAGGGGTCATACCAAGGTCATTGCCAATGGTCCTTCTGCGGATTATCCTATTATGCTAAGAGTTCGAGGTTATGATCCTGAAAAAGTAAGAGAAATTGCGCAAAAGATGCGAGACACCATGGCTGCCCATCCAGGGGCAAAGAATGTAAACCTTAATTGGGATGAGAAGAGTAAAGTCATGCATTTTGAGATTGATCAAGACAAGGCAAGAACGTTGGGGATAGATACCAACTCATTAGCAACGTCCCTACAAACTCAATTATCGGGTGCGACCATTGCAGATTTTCGTGTGCAAGATAGAACCATCAGTATGTTATTTCGGGTTGCGCCACAAGATAGAAATGACATAACCCACATTAAAGATTTAAATGTACACATTGGCAATGGAAAATACCTTCCTGTAGATCAGATTGCAAAGATAAGTTATGATGCGGAAGATGGACTTCTCTGGAGACGAGGTCTAAAGTCCATGGTTATTGTGCAAGGTGAAGTAAATCCAGGCTATATGGGTAACAATGTTGCGCAAGAGGTTTATGAGAATCTGAAAGAGTTACGTGGTGATTTGCCTTTTGGTTATACCATTGAATTAGATGGATCACTAGAAGATAGTATAAAAGCTGCTAAATTCATGACGGAGCCTGTACCCATGATGATAGGGGCTATTATGATTCTCTTGATGATTCAACTACAAAATGTGCCCAAGATGGTATTAACCTTATTAACAGCACCTCTTGGTATCATTGGGGTAGTAGTTGGTTTATTACTTACGGGAAGTCCTATGGGTTTTGTCGTACAGATGGGTATCTTAGCTTTATCAGGGATTATTATGCGTAATTCTGTTATCTTGATAGACCAAATTGAACAACTGCTTTTGAGCGGAGAATCTATGTGGAATGCCATTATTAATGCAACTATTATTCGCTTTCGGCCAATTTTATTAACGGCAGCAGCTGCAATCTTGGCGATGATTCCTTTGGTATCAAGCGTGTTTTGGGGACCTATGGCAGTAGCTATTGCTGCTGGTTTATTTGGTGCTACAATTTTGACATTATTAGTTTTACCAACTATGTATGCAGCTTGGTATAAGGTAGAACCCAATTCTATTTTACAAGATGAAAAATTGCAACAAACGTTAGTAAAGTAA
- a CDS encoding efflux RND transporter periplasmic adaptor subunit: MKQSGKRKLYLSIAAGAVLVSVMVGFIWKSHAQTKFVAEEIPFVKTAVVGTTGAQQTFLYSGEVRGRYESQLAFQVNGKIVKRNVELGSTVKPGDVLMQIDAKDIQQTVYSNSAQVYSAGSQLRLAESNLNRYRQLYEQNAVSRATLDQYENAYDVAVAATHQASAQYSQGSNQLDYSMLYADKPGVVSSITAEVGQVISSGITVITVVQDGEREVEINVPENRIDELRNAQQLKVTFWALPTISLDAMIREIAPMADKVSRTYKVRVSLMNPPQEVKLGMTSTVTVINKGSNQQMATYIPLAAIYQNGNTPGVWVIDNDTVTLRAVKVGAFGDGKIQVLEGLQNGDQIVTAGVHKLKEGQKVRIASGAL; the protein is encoded by the coding sequence ATGAAGCAGTCTGGTAAGAGAAAGTTATATTTGAGTATAGCTGCAGGCGCCGTATTAGTAAGTGTTATGGTAGGATTCATCTGGAAAAGCCATGCTCAGACGAAATTTGTTGCAGAAGAGATTCCTTTCGTTAAAACAGCGGTTGTAGGAACCACTGGAGCACAACAAACATTTCTATATTCTGGAGAAGTCCGTGGAAGATATGAAAGTCAATTAGCTTTTCAAGTCAATGGGAAAATTGTTAAAAGGAACGTTGAGTTAGGAAGCACTGTCAAACCAGGTGATGTATTGATGCAAATTGATGCAAAGGATATTCAACAAACGGTTTACAGCAATTCAGCCCAAGTTTACTCTGCCGGGTCTCAATTACGCCTAGCAGAAAGTAACCTGAATCGCTATCGTCAGTTATATGAACAAAATGCGGTTAGCCGTGCTACGTTAGATCAATACGAAAATGCTTATGATGTGGCAGTAGCTGCTACTCATCAGGCTTCAGCCCAATATTCCCAAGGTTCGAATCAACTGGATTATAGTATGTTATATGCAGATAAACCAGGTGTTGTCTCTAGTATTACAGCGGAAGTAGGGCAAGTGATTAGTTCTGGAATAACAGTTATTACGGTCGTACAAGATGGGGAACGAGAAGTTGAAATCAATGTTCCAGAAAATCGTATTGATGAACTGCGCAACGCCCAGCAGCTTAAGGTTACTTTCTGGGCATTGCCCACGATTTCTTTGGATGCTATGATTCGAGAAATAGCTCCTATGGCCGATAAAGTCTCTCGCACTTACAAAGTACGAGTAAGTTTGATGAATCCTCCTCAAGAAGTAAAGCTTGGGATGACTTCTACGGTAACGGTAATCAATAAAGGCAGCAATCAACAAATGGCTACTTACATTCCGTTAGCGGCGATTTATCAAAATGGTAATACTCCAGGAGTGTGGGTGATTGATAATGATACTGTAACGCTACGTGCTGTTAAAGTAGGAGCGTTTGGTGATGGGAAAATACAAGTCCTTGAAGGTCTTCAAAATGGGGATCAGATTGTCACAGCAGGAGTGCACAAGCTAAAAGAAGGACAAAAAGTTCGAATTGCTAGTGGTGCCTTATGA